One stretch of Prunus persica cultivar Lovell chromosome G1, Prunus_persica_NCBIv2, whole genome shotgun sequence DNA includes these proteins:
- the LOC18791043 gene encoding plant intracellular Ras-group-related LRR protein 6: MMYEQQQHQQQMRMDTKKKAAHERKKSMDEERLEIVDLSGMSLDALPNPSLNLGTICKLDLSNNNLQNIPESLTARLLNVLVLDVHSNQLKSLPNSIGCLSKLKVLNVSGNLLAFLPKTIENCRSLEDLNANFNKLSQLPDTIGFELHNLKKLSVNSNKLVFLPRSLTHLSSLRVLDARLNCLRSLPEDLENLINLEILNVSQNFQYLETLPYSIGLLMSLVELDVSYNKITALPDSIGCLKKLQKLTVQGNPMSSPPPEVFEQGLHSVKEYLSEKMNGGHKSPPKKKSWMGKLVKYGTFNGARSVSREEKEGFIMPEYRSIDGLASPRYMGMFSPRRLFSPRNYFTR, from the exons ATGATGTACGAACAGCAACAGCACCAGCAGCAAATGAGAATGGATACCAAGAAGAAAGCTGCTCATGAGAGGAAAAAGTCAATGGATGAAGAGAGGCTTGAGATTGTGGATTTGAGTGGGATGTCTCTTGATGCCCTGCCTAATCCTTCCCTTAATTTGGGAACTATTTGCAAGCTTGATCTTTCCAATAACAATCTTCAG AACATACCAGAATCCTTGACAGCAAGGTTACTAAACGTGCTAGTGCTGGACGTGCATTCAAATCAGCTGAAATCTCTTCCAAACTCAATTGGTTGTTTGTCCAAGCTTAAGGTCCTCAATGTTTCTGGAAACCTTCTTGCATTTCTCCCAAAAACCATTGAAAATTGCAG GTCATTGGAAGATCTGAATGCCAACTTCAACAAGCTGAGCCAGCTCCCAGACACCATTGGTTTTGAGCTCCACAACCTCAAGAAGCTATCAGTGAACTCCAACAAGCTTGTCTTCCTACCACGCTCCCTCACCCACCTGTCTTCTTTGCGCGTACTAGACGCTCGTCTCAACTGCCTCAGGTCCCTCCCTGAAGATCTTGAGAACCTTATCAACCTTGAAATTCTCAATGTGAGCCAAAACTTCCAGTACCTCGAAACCCTACCATACTCCATTGGCCTCCTCATGTCTCTTGTCGAATTGGACGTCAGCTACAACAAGATCACGGCTCTACCAGACTCCATCGGATGCCTCAAGAAGCTTCAGAAGCTTACTGTACAAGGCAACCCTATGTCTTCGCCTCCTCCTGAGGTGTTTGAGCAAGGATTGCATTCAGTGAAGGAGTACCTTAGTGAGAAAATGAATGGGGGACACAAGAGCCCACCCAAGAAGAAGTCTTGGATGGGCAAGTTGGTCAAGTACGGCACATTCAACGGGGCTCGAAGCGTATCCCGGGAGGAGAAAGAAGGGTTCATCATGCCCGAGTATCGCTCCATCGACGGCCTTGCTTCCCCGAGGTACATGGGGATGTTCTCACCACGTCGCCTCTTCTCTCCCCGTAATTACTTCACTCGGTGA